One Oceanicoccus sagamiensis genomic region harbors:
- a CDS encoding BCCT family transporter, which translates to MQQKNSGTQHYPIDYEVGQDNVEIMGMDIHNPVFFLSSLLIILFVTGTIIYPEGANTLLNDVKAWCLTNFDWFLMGSANFLLLFCIGLAASPFGRIRLGGAKAQPDFSRMSWFSMLFAAGMGIGLMFWGVAEPMAYFSGWGGTPFAVEAFSDDAAALAIPATLYHWGFHAWSIYAVVGLALAFFYYNKGMPLTIRSVFYPLFGDRVWGWLGHGIDILAVLATIFGLATSLGLGASQVSAGLNFLFGIPDQLNTKIGIVIGVTFIAVISVFRGLEGGVKVLSNINMLVAFLLFLFVFFAGPTQAIVNGILATTGTYIAQLIPLSLWSDRPDTQWMQDWTVFYWAWWVSWSPFVGMFIARISKGRTLREFIIAVLLVPVVVTLLWMSTFGVSALVQAQNGIGELANGLSSPSLATFQMLQQLPLAQLTTGLGIMLVMVFFVTSSDSGSLVIDSITAGGKLDAPIPQRIFWAVMGGLIAGTLLFGGGKAALSALQAGAIATGLPFTLVLLTMCGSLIIGLSKERSHLPKTH; encoded by the coding sequence ATGCAGCAGAAAAACAGCGGCACTCAGCACTACCCCATCGATTACGAAGTGGGCCAGGATAATGTGGAAATTATGGGCATGGATATCCATAACCCGGTGTTCTTTCTTAGCTCGCTGCTGATTATTTTGTTTGTCACCGGCACGATTATTTACCCGGAAGGGGCCAATACCCTGCTCAATGATGTTAAAGCCTGGTGCCTGACTAACTTTGACTGGTTTTTAATGGGCTCCGCCAATTTTCTATTGCTGTTTTGTATTGGTCTGGCTGCCTCCCCCTTTGGTCGTATTCGACTGGGTGGCGCCAAAGCTCAACCGGACTTCTCGCGGATGTCCTGGTTCTCTATGTTATTTGCCGCCGGTATGGGTATAGGACTGATGTTTTGGGGCGTGGCCGAACCGATGGCCTATTTTAGTGGCTGGGGCGGCACCCCCTTTGCGGTTGAGGCTTTTAGTGATGATGCCGCGGCACTGGCCATACCGGCAACGCTCTATCACTGGGGCTTTCACGCCTGGTCTATTTATGCGGTGGTGGGCCTGGCGCTGGCCTTTTTCTATTACAACAAGGGTATGCCCCTAACCATTCGCTCGGTGTTTTATCCTTTATTTGGTGACCGGGTCTGGGGCTGGTTAGGCCATGGCATTGATATCCTGGCAGTACTGGCAACTATTTTTGGCCTTGCCACCTCTCTCGGGCTTGGCGCATCACAAGTCTCGGCCGGGCTAAATTTTCTATTTGGTATTCCCGACCAATTGAATACCAAAATCGGTATTGTTATTGGCGTCACCTTTATCGCGGTTATTTCTGTGTTCCGTGGTTTAGAGGGGGGGGTCAAAGTACTTAGCAATATCAATATGCTGGTGGCCTTCCTGCTGTTTTTGTTTGTTTTTTTTGCAGGCCCAACGCAAGCCATAGTTAACGGCATTCTGGCAACAACCGGGACTTATATTGCTCAGCTAATCCCCTTAAGTCTTTGGAGCGATCGCCCCGACACCCAATGGATGCAGGACTGGACAGTATTTTACTGGGCCTGGTGGGTTAGTTGGTCACCATTTGTCGGTATGTTTATCGCCCGTATCTCAAAGGGCCGCACCCTGCGGGAATTTATTATTGCCGTACTACTAGTCCCTGTAGTGGTAACGCTGTTATGGATGAGCACCTTTGGTGTTAGCGCACTGGTGCAAGCGCAAAATGGTATTGGTGAACTGGCCAATGGCCTAAGCTCTCCAAGCCTTGCGACCTTTCAAATGCTGCAACAACTTCCCCTGGCGCAACTCACCACTGGCTTAGGAATTATGTTAGTGATGGTATTTTTTGTAACCTCCTCTGACTCTGGCTCTCTGGTCATCGATAGTATTACCGCAGGCGGCAAACTGGATGCACCAATACCGCAGCGTATCTTTTGGGCGGTGATGGGCGGACTGATTGCTGGAACTTTATTATTTGGTGGCGGCAAAGCAGCACTCAGCGCACTGCAAGCGGGAGCTATTGCTACCGGCCTACCCTTTACTCTAGTGCTATTAACCATGTGCGGTAGCTTGATTATTGGCTTAAGCAAGGAACGCTCGCACCTGCCCAAGACCCACTGA
- a CDS encoding MarR family winged helix-turn-helix transcriptional regulator: MDRIDEVLISLRRIIRATDMHSKYLAKTTGLTSPQVLLLQTIRNKGQVTIGELANEMSLSAATITTILDRLEKRELVYRERSTEDKRKVHAYLTDAATEVLKTSPTPLQEQFTKQFSDLHDWEQMMIIASLQRVGQMMNAQHLDASPVLDIGTLDRQGAGAHKNEAYPTPNEE, translated from the coding sequence TTGGACCGCATTGATGAAGTGCTTATTTCCCTGCGTCGTATTATTCGCGCCACGGATATGCATTCAAAATATCTGGCCAAAACTACCGGCCTCACCTCGCCGCAGGTTTTACTGTTGCAAACTATCCGCAATAAAGGCCAGGTTACCATTGGTGAACTTGCCAATGAGATGAGCCTTAGCGCGGCAACTATTACCACCATTCTTGACCGACTTGAAAAACGCGAACTGGTTTATCGCGAGCGCTCCACGGAAGATAAGCGAAAAGTTCATGCCTACTTAACCGATGCTGCCACCGAGGTGCTAAAAACATCACCCACACCGCTGCAAGAACAATTTACCAAACAGTTTTCAGATTTACATGACTGGGAACAAATGATGATTATTGCGTCACTGCAACGGGTTGGTCAGATGATGAACGCCCAACATCTGGATGCCTCCCCGGTATTGGATATCGGCACCCTGGACCGGCAAGGGGCAGGTGCCCATAAAAACGAAGCCTACCCAACACCCAACGAAGAATAG
- a CDS encoding DUF2846 domain-containing protein, with protein MKIIRSLFLLFSVAAILWGCQATGSYYKEEKLAQGTGAIYIYRPNIGLNGKALESPEVFIDGVSLGILDADGYQFVVLPAGEYPIRITGLTENADWSFRDIKRSLKVKPGTHNFYRLMVRYDPKSNVLGKPGMDHLLFLTPVEPDDAIYEIKDSRLSMSQ; from the coding sequence ATGAAAATCATCCGAAGCTTGTTTTTGCTGTTCAGCGTTGCTGCCATACTTTGGGGATGCCAGGCCACTGGCAGCTATTATAAAGAGGAAAAATTGGCTCAGGGTACTGGGGCTATTTATATTTACCGGCCCAATATTGGCTTAAATGGCAAGGCGCTGGAATCGCCTGAGGTTTTTATTGATGGGGTTTCTTTAGGAATATTGGATGCTGATGGTTATCAGTTTGTGGTGCTACCGGCAGGCGAATACCCGATTCGTATTACCGGGCTAACGGAAAACGCAGACTGGTCATTTCGGGATATTAAACGCAGCTTAAAGGTAAAGCCGGGCACGCATAATTTCTATCGTTTGATGGTGCGTTATGATCCCAAAAGTAATGTCTTAGGTAAGCCGGGTATGGATCATCTCTTATTCTTAACCCCGGTAGAGCCCGATGATGCCATTTATGAAATCAAAGATTCGAGGCTCTCAATGAGCCAATAA
- a CDS encoding carboxymuconolactone decarboxylase family protein: MSIEDLTIGEDIRRKVMGTKHVDASLGNATDFDRPLQDAAMEHVWGGVWTRDGLEHKTRSIVTVSMLIALQAHGELKGHLRGALNNGVSPEEIREIIMHSAAYCGYPAALAAMRVARDVIDSYQE; this comes from the coding sequence ATGAGTATTGAAGATTTAACCATCGGTGAAGACATTCGCCGCAAAGTGATGGGGACTAAGCATGTCGATGCCTCTTTGGGTAATGCCACTGACTTTGATCGGCCACTGCAAGATGCTGCTATGGAGCATGTCTGGGGCGGTGTTTGGACGCGGGATGGTTTAGAGCATAAAACCCGCAGTATAGTTACCGTGTCGATGCTAATTGCCTTGCAGGCGCACGGTGAGTTAAAAGGGCATTTACGCGGGGCGCTAAATAATGGGGTTAGCCCCGAAGAAATTCGCGAAATTATTATGCACTCAGCAGCCTATTGCGGCTATCCGGCCGCTTTGGCAGCTATGCGGGTGGCAAGAGATGTTATTGATAGTTACCAGGAGTAG
- a CDS encoding LysR family transcriptional regulator, which translates to MSQRASTANVTLKQVRAFVAVVQSNSFAEAAVAIHLSQPALSSAIKMLEVALGGQLLIRTTRTFAMTPEGESFYPVALRLLADWDGALDNLHNRFALREGKISIAAMPSFAGNQLPIAIRDFRDNYPAVKIALNDVIAEEVVAMVRSGRVELGISFDPGDSDDLIFTPLFEDRFVAVLPSGHGLLQQKRVSAGKLLATDFIALQAPSRVRELIADEFASEGLSLSPAFETHQLATIGRMVANGLGVSVVPSLCQQQMNELGAHCLPLIKPSIRQQVGIITSRRYPLSAACEAMAATLQQTFAGGI; encoded by the coding sequence ATGAGTCAGAGAGCCTCCACTGCCAATGTCACCTTAAAACAGGTTCGGGCCTTTGTGGCCGTGGTCCAGTCCAATAGCTTTGCTGAAGCTGCCGTGGCTATCCATTTATCGCAGCCGGCTTTAAGCAGCGCTATTAAAATGTTGGAGGTGGCTCTGGGTGGGCAATTATTAATACGCACCACCAGAACCTTTGCCATGACCCCGGAAGGGGAGAGCTTTTACCCGGTAGCCTTAAGGTTATTGGCAGACTGGGATGGCGCTTTAGATAATCTGCATAACCGCTTTGCTCTGCGCGAAGGTAAAATCAGCATCGCTGCCATGCCGTCTTTTGCCGGTAACCAGCTACCGATTGCCATTCGAGATTTTCGGGATAATTACCCCGCGGTAAAAATTGCCCTTAATGATGTGATTGCTGAAGAGGTGGTAGCGATGGTGCGTAGTGGGCGCGTAGAGCTGGGTATTAGTTTTGACCCCGGTGATAGCGATGACCTGATCTTTACCCCGCTATTTGAAGACCGTTTTGTTGCCGTGTTACCCAGCGGCCATGGTTTGCTACAACAGAAACGGGTCAGTGCGGGTAAATTATTGGCTACCGATTTTATTGCCCTGCAAGCGCCTTCCCGTGTACGTGAATTGATTGCTGATGAGTTTGCCAGCGAAGGTTTGTCGCTCTCACCCGCTTTTGAAACCCATCAGCTGGCTACTATCGGGCGCATGGTGGCCAATGGTTTAGGGGTTAGTGTGGTACCTTCTTTGTGCCAGCAACAGATGAATGAGTTGGGCGCACACTGCCTGCCTTTAATTAAACCCAGTATCCGCCAGCAGGTTGGCATTATTACCAGTCGCCGTTATCCTTTATCCGCTGCCTGTGAGGCCATGGCAGCCACCCTGCAACAAACCTTTGCCGGTGGCATCTAA
- a CDS encoding CoA transferase subunit A, translating to MAGFDKVVDSYEQAMEGLADGMTILAGGFGLCGIPENLISEIKRRGARDLTVVSNNCGIDGFGLGVLLEDQQIKKMVSSYVGENKLFEQQLLNSTLEVELTPQGTLAEKMRAGGAGIPAFYTATGYGTEVGQGKEVKIFNDRHYILEESITGDFAIVKAWKADRYGNLIYRHTAQNFNPMAATAGKITVVEVEEIVEPGELDPTHIHTPGIYVDRLILGSFEKRIEQRTVRKDQE from the coding sequence ATGGCGGGTTTTGACAAAGTAGTGGACAGTTATGAGCAGGCAATGGAAGGGCTTGCCGATGGCATGACCATTTTGGCCGGTGGCTTTGGTTTATGTGGTATTCCCGAGAATCTGATTAGTGAAATCAAGCGCCGGGGCGCCCGCGACCTGACGGTGGTTTCCAATAATTGTGGCATCGATGGTTTTGGTTTGGGGGTCTTGCTTGAAGACCAGCAAATTAAAAAAATGGTGTCTTCTTATGTCGGTGAAAATAAGCTGTTTGAACAACAGCTATTAAACAGCACACTGGAAGTAGAGTTAACACCACAGGGCACACTGGCAGAAAAAATGCGCGCAGGTGGTGCAGGTATTCCCGCCTTTTATACCGCCACCGGCTACGGCACCGAAGTGGGCCAAGGCAAAGAAGTTAAAATCTTTAATGACCGCCACTATATTCTGGAAGAGTCCATCACTGGTGATTTTGCTATCGTTAAAGCCTGGAAGGCTGACCGCTATGGCAATTTAATCTATCGCCACACCGCACAAAACTTTAACCCCATGGCCGCTACTGCGGGAAAAATCACCGTGGTGGAAGTTGAAGAGATTGTTGAGCCAGGGGAATTGGACCCCACCCATATTCACACCCCCGGCATTTATGTGGACCGTCTGATTTTAGGCAGCTTTGAAAAACGCATTGAACAACGCACTGTTCGCAAGGACCAGGAGTAA
- a CDS encoding 3-oxoacid CoA-transferase subunit B, with amino-acid sequence MALNREQLAMRVAQELSDGFYVNLGIGIPTLVANYVPKGMEVMLQSENGLLGMGPFPTEDDIDADMINAGKQTVTAVTGASIFSSAESFAMIRGGHVDLTVLGAFEVDVMGNIASYMIPGKLIKGMGGAMDLVAGADNIVVTMTHASKHGDSKLLPQCTLPLTGAACIKKVVTDLAYIEIADGKFWLKERAPGVSVDEIIQKTAGELVVPETVPEMSF; translated from the coding sequence ATGGCTTTAAATAGAGAACAATTGGCCATGCGCGTGGCCCAGGAATTAAGCGATGGTTTTTATGTCAATCTGGGTATTGGCATTCCTACTCTGGTAGCTAACTATGTCCCTAAGGGGATGGAAGTGATGCTGCAATCGGAAAACGGCTTACTCGGTATGGGCCCCTTCCCCACCGAAGATGACATTGATGCGGATATGATTAATGCGGGTAAGCAAACCGTCACTGCTGTAACGGGTGCTTCAATTTTTTCTTCAGCCGAGTCTTTTGCCATGATTCGCGGCGGCCATGTTGACCTGACTGTACTCGGCGCCTTTGAGGTGGATGTTATGGGCAATATCGCCTCCTATATGATTCCCGGCAAATTAATTAAGGGCATGGGCGGCGCTATGGACCTGGTAGCCGGGGCAGATAATATTGTGGTGACTATGACCCATGCCTCCAAACATGGCGACTCAAAATTACTGCCACAATGTACCTTGCCACTGACCGGTGCAGCCTGTATTAAAAAAGTCGTGACCGATTTAGCCTATATCGAAATAGCCGACGGTAAATTCTGGCTTAAAGAACGAGCACCGGGTGTTTCGGTCGATGAAATCATCCAAAAAACGGCGGGCGAATTAGTGGTGCCGGAAACTGTCCCCGAGATGAGCTTTTAA
- a CDS encoding acetyl-CoA C-acetyltransferase, translated as MHIDADRKVVIVDAVRTALGNFNGSLATVPAHTLGAKVIIALLDRSGVAAEQIDEVILGQVLTAGAGQNPARQAVIEAGLPDTCPAMTINKVCGSGLKTVHLAAQAILCGDADIIIAGGQENMSLSPHLLPKSRNGQTMGDWALKDSMIVDGLWDAFNDYHMGITAENIASKYAISREQQDEFAAASQAKAQAAIEQNKFDDEIIPVDIPQRRGDPVVFATDEFPRAGTTAESLGKLRPAFKKDGSVTAGNASGINDGAAALLIMSESKAKELGLEPLATIAAYASAGVDPTIMGTGPVPASKKCLEKAGWAIGDLDLVESNEAFSAQSLGVNAELEWDTSIINVNGGAIALGHPIGASGARVLVTLLHEMKRRKANKGLATLCIGGGQGVAIAVER; from the coding sequence ATGCATATAGACGCCGACCGCAAGGTGGTAATTGTCGATGCAGTGCGCACTGCACTGGGAAATTTTAATGGCTCTTTAGCAACTGTCCCCGCCCATACACTGGGAGCCAAAGTCATTATCGCTCTGCTTGATCGCTCAGGAGTAGCTGCCGAGCAAATTGATGAAGTGATTTTAGGCCAAGTGCTAACCGCTGGCGCGGGCCAAAACCCTGCCAGGCAAGCTGTTATCGAAGCGGGTCTGCCTGATACCTGCCCGGCAATGACGATTAATAAAGTCTGCGGCAGTGGTTTAAAAACCGTTCACCTGGCGGCACAGGCCATTCTCTGCGGCGATGCCGATATTATTATTGCTGGTGGCCAGGAAAATATGAGCCTCTCACCACACCTCTTACCCAAATCACGCAATGGCCAAACCATGGGTGACTGGGCCTTAAAAGACTCGATGATTGTTGATGGTTTATGGGATGCCTTTAATGATTATCATATGGGCATTACCGCGGAAAATATCGCCAGTAAATATGCCATCAGCCGCGAACAACAGGATGAGTTTGCCGCCGCCTCTCAAGCCAAGGCACAGGCAGCCATTGAGCAAAACAAATTTGATGATGAAATTATTCCGGTCGATATTCCGCAACGCCGCGGGGACCCAGTGGTTTTTGCCACCGATGAATTTCCTCGCGCAGGAACCACCGCAGAAAGTCTGGGTAAATTACGCCCCGCCTTTAAAAAAGACGGCAGTGTCACCGCAGGTAATGCCTCGGGGATTAATGACGGTGCTGCAGCACTATTGATTATGAGCGAAAGCAAAGCCAAAGAACTTGGGCTGGAGCCTCTGGCAACCATTGCCGCCTATGCAAGTGCCGGTGTCGACCCGACGATTATGGGCACAGGCCCTGTACCTGCCTCAAAAAAATGTCTGGAGAAAGCGGGCTGGGCTATTGGCGACCTTGATCTGGTGGAATCCAATGAAGCTTTTTCTGCACAGTCATTAGGGGTTAACGCTGAGCTGGAATGGGATACCAGTATTATTAATGTTAATGGCGGAGCTATTGCTCTGGGGCACCCGATTGGCGCCTCCGGCGCCAGAGTGTTAGTTACCCTGCTGCATGAGATGAAGCGTCGCAAGGCCAATAAAGGGCTGGCTACGCTATGTATTGGTGGTGGCCAGGGTGTCGCCATTGCAGTTGAGCGTTAG
- a CDS encoding MFS transporter — MKFLFATVLIDLIGFGIVIPILPFLAPDMGASNLEIGLIIATYSIFNGLCGPFWGRLSDRFGRKPIILICLAGAAISYIGLAFATTLTAIYFWRAFGGWMAGNFGVASAMIADMTTPENRAKGMGMIGAAFGLGMVIGPTLGGVLSGNGESYTLPFFVAAGLSTLAIVAGFFLLEETMTPEKREEHAAEQAQHQKVSLLKMLKETHNTVLASIFTLHNTCVSVISFLFPLWVATLLDWGPRDVGIVFGVQGLAMAFIQIKLIGPLSTKMGEVNFLMMGIGLTCVGFIAASMAETTPFMILAFCMTVTGSTLCLPILNSITSKRTPFRFRGQMMGTTSSMSAWGRVTGPLLGGVVLHFYGFSAAWLVALALCLVYLGWAFSQRGVANIEEESPQAPPAA; from the coding sequence ATGAAATTTCTCTTTGCAACTGTGCTGATCGATCTGATTGGCTTTGGTATTGTTATCCCGATTTTGCCATTTCTGGCACCGGATATGGGGGCCTCCAATCTTGAGATCGGCCTGATTATCGCTACCTATTCCATTTTTAACGGCTTATGTGGTCCGTTCTGGGGTCGCTTAAGTGATCGCTTTGGCCGCAAGCCAATTATCCTGATCTGTCTGGCCGGTGCAGCCATTTCCTATATTGGCCTGGCTTTCGCTACCACGCTTACCGCGATTTACTTCTGGCGCGCTTTTGGTGGCTGGATGGCCGGTAACTTTGGTGTAGCCTCGGCGATGATTGCCGATATGACGACGCCCGAAAATCGCGCCAAAGGTATGGGCATGATTGGTGCAGCCTTTGGCTTGGGTATGGTTATCGGACCAACCTTAGGTGGTGTACTCAGCGGTAACGGCGAGTCTTATACTCTGCCCTTCTTTGTCGCTGCGGGTCTTTCTACCTTGGCGATTGTGGCAGGTTTTTTCTTGCTGGAAGAAACCATGACACCGGAGAAGCGGGAAGAGCATGCCGCAGAGCAGGCCCAACACCAGAAAGTTTCTTTGCTGAAAATGCTGAAGGAAACACACAACACGGTCTTGGCGTCGATTTTTACCCTCCACAACACTTGCGTTAGTGTGATCAGCTTCCTGTTCCCGCTATGGGTTGCCACCCTATTAGATTGGGGCCCTCGTGATGTAGGTATTGTGTTTGGTGTGCAAGGTCTGGCTATGGCCTTTATTCAGATTAAGTTGATTGGGCCACTCTCAACCAAAATGGGTGAAGTTAATTTCCTAATGATGGGTATCGGTCTAACCTGTGTCGGCTTTATCGCCGCCTCGATGGCTGAGACTACACCCTTTATGATTCTGGCCTTCTGTATGACGGTAACAGGGTCAACGCTGTGTCTGCCCATTCTGAACTCGATTACTTCCAAGCGTACTCCTTTCCGTTTCCGCGGTCAGATGATGGGGACTACCTCTTCTATGTCAGCATGGGGACGTGTGACCGGGCCGCTGTTAGGCGGCGTGGTATTGCACTTTTATGGTTTCTCAGCAGCATGGTTGGTGGCCCTGGCTTTATGTCTGGTGTATCTGGGCTGGGCCTTTAGCCAGCGTGGCGTAGCCAATATTGAAGAGGAAAGCCCCCAGGCGCCTCCAGCGGCATAA
- a CDS encoding BamA/TamA family outer membrane protein encodes MIKTILYRALGFSLLSFTTSLTAQTTDSPNPEKAEQSPWLFAPVATSDPKVGTSAGFVAGYLTHFDKQSPVSTFGNASTYSETDSWYSVFFANTYFGEDKHRLFGLYIDGKLRNDFDDFANAGIPLQTSNTFDIYMLRYQYQLWENWFIGGQAAASDIGVSGDNAYSSIVAQLVGLTDTKAVGMGLAILYDTRDNQNSPATGTTFDINNFAYRQSFGGESSFDSYTVKYHRYTTIFDKHVLAARLSGRFSNNAETGGLSSLDLRGYVGGEYLAEHMTVAEVDGRFQINKTWGYSASAGMACLYNNTGDCGNYDNWYPSASVGLIYTIKPVDKIVLRAQYAVGKDNNDGFYLNVGHPF; translated from the coding sequence ATGATAAAAACAATACTTTATAGGGCTCTGGGTTTTAGCCTGCTTTCTTTTACCACCAGTTTGACAGCACAAACCACTGATTCGCCTAACCCGGAGAAAGCTGAACAATCCCCTTGGCTATTTGCACCCGTGGCCACCAGTGACCCCAAAGTTGGCACCTCGGCAGGGTTTGTGGCTGGCTATCTGACACATTTTGATAAGCAATCGCCGGTATCCACCTTTGGCAATGCCAGTACCTATAGCGAAACCGATTCATGGTACTCCGTGTTTTTTGCCAATACCTATTTTGGCGAAGATAAGCACCGCCTCTTTGGCTTATATATTGACGGCAAACTGCGCAATGACTTTGATGATTTTGCCAACGCAGGCATTCCCCTGCAAACTAGTAATACCTTCGATATTTATATGCTGCGCTACCAATACCAACTCTGGGAGAACTGGTTTATCGGTGGTCAAGCTGCCGCCTCCGATATCGGCGTCAGTGGCGATAATGCCTATTCCAGTATCGTCGCCCAACTGGTGGGTTTAACCGACACCAAAGCGGTGGGAATGGGGCTAGCTATTTTATACGACACCAGAGATAACCAGAATTCACCTGCAACCGGCACCACTTTCGACATTAATAACTTTGCCTACCGGCAAAGCTTCGGTGGCGAAAGCTCCTTTGATAGCTATACCGTTAAGTATCATCGTTATACCACTATCTTCGACAAGCATGTTTTAGCGGCCAGACTTAGCGGGCGCTTTTCAAATAATGCTGAAACCGGCGGTTTAAGCTCTCTGGATTTACGGGGGTATGTAGGCGGCGAATATCTGGCGGAACATATGACGGTTGCCGAAGTCGATGGCCGCTTCCAGATTAATAAAACCTGGGGCTATAGTGCCTCGGCGGGGATGGCCTGCCTGTATAACAATACTGGAGATTGTGGCAACTACGATAACTGGTACCCATCGGCCTCGGTGGGGCTAATCTATACCATTAAGCCAGTGGATAAGATTGTATTGCGCGCCCAATATGCGGTGGGCAAGGATAATAACGACGGCTTTTATTTAAATGTTGGCCACCCCTTCTAG